The DNA sequence GGCGGGGACGTAGACGACCTCGTGGCCGAGCACCCACAGCCGCCAGCCGTAGTCGACGTCCTCGAAGAAGGCGAAGTAGCTCTCGTCGAACCCGCCGCTCTGCACGAACACGTCGCGGCGGGTGATCATCGCCCCGCCGGAGGCGAACAGCGTCGGGCGGTTGCGCCGGTCCTCGCCCATGTCGGTCTGGCGGTTGCCCTTCGCGAACCCGTGGCCGTAGAAGGCCATCTGCCCGCCGGCGTAGTCGATCGTCTCGCGGTCGTCGCGGAGGATCTTGCTCGCGACACACGCGACCCGCTCATCGATCTCGAGCAGCTGCACCGCCTCGACGATCCAGCGGGGGTCGGCCTCGGCGTCGTTGTTGAGCAGCGCGATGTAGCGGCCTGTGGCGAGGCGCGCCCCCTGGTTGACCGCCGGGGAGAACCCCGTGTTCGTGTCGTTCACGACCACCCGGCACTCGGGGAACACCTCCCGGACGTACTCGAGGGAGCCGTCCTTGGAGTTGTTGTCGACGAAGACGACCTCGAGCCGCTCCTGGGGGTACTCGAGCGCCCGCAGGGACCCGAGGCACCGCTCGAGGAAGTCCCGCCCGTTGTAGTTCACGACGACGACCGACACCGTCGGCCATCGCCGCTCCGGCCACCGGGCGGGGGGCGTCGCGGCGGGGTCGACGGGCATGGGCGAAAAGCTCCTGCGGTTCTTGCGTGCCGGGTCGTGTTGTCTACCACACCTGGGTCAGGGCTCCCGACGGTGCGCTGCGCTAGCGTGACCCGCATGCGGATCGGTGTGGCGGCGCTCCTCCTCGTCGGCGCGCTCATGGTGGGCGGCTGTCAGGCGGCGAGCGGCGAGGCCTTCCAGCACTCGTTCAACCAGCCGATCATGCTCGGCGATAAGCCGGTCGGGCAGACGTTCCGCCCGGCCACGAGCCATGTCGCCGGCGTCGACGTCCTCGTGGCGACCTTCGACGAGACCGTCGACCCCGCCGGCCGTCTCCGCGCCGTCCTGCGCGACGGCGCCGGCGGGCCCGTCCTGGCCCGGACGTCCGTGGACGGCGCGGACATCGGCAACAACGAGTGGGCGCCCGTGCGCTTCTCCCCCCCGCCGCCCGCGCCGGCGGTCGCCGCCGTCGAGCTCACGTGGGACGGGGCGAGCCCGCTCGCGGTCTGGGCGAACACGCCCCTCGACGACGGCGGTGGCCTGCGCAACGACCCCTACCCGGGAGGCGAGCTGGTGCGCGGCGGCGAACCGGCGGTCGGCGACCTCGCGTTCCGGGTGGTCGGCACGGGGAGCCCGGCGGACGCGGCCCGCAACCTTCTCCGCATCGCGCGCGACGGTGCGAGCCGGCTAGCGGGCGACCCGCTGTTTGCGGCTCTGTGGCTCGTGCTGGTCGGCGGGGCGGTGTGGCTCGGGGTGGGCAACCTGCGGCGCCCGCCCGGCGAGCTCGGCGAGCGCCGGCGCGGCGAGCAGCCCCGTGAGCACGAGGAAGCCCGTCCGTAGAACGCCGATGAGCTGCTCGGTGAGCGCACGGGAGTTGAGCAGGAGCTCGCGGAGGCTCGGCAGCTCGGTCGCCGCCACGGGCGACAGGGGCTGGAAGAGCCCGAGCACCGTCCGGGGCCCGTTCACCAGGTCGCTGATCGCGAGGATGGTGACGACCTGCAGGAGATGGAGCGCGAGCACGCCCCGCCACCGGGGCCTGCGCGCGAGCGCGAGCGCCACGAACGGCGTGAACCACATGAAGTAGTGGGCCGAGAAGGTCGCGAGGGCGAAGAACGCCGCGTGGACGACGAGCAGCCACACCCACAGCTCGCCGACCCGGACCGCGCCGGCGCCCCACCAGCCGGCGGACCGCCCGAGCAGGTAGCCGTACACGGCGAGGACCGCGGCGAGCATGAGGTAGATGTCCCCGGCTCCCTGGACAGGCAGCGTCAACGCGAGGAAGGCATCGCCCGGGGCGATGTCGCGCAGGCGGGCGAGCTCGCCGGCGGTGCCGCCGAGGATCCGGTTCGTCACCATCGTGAGCGCGAAGGGCAGGAGCGCGAGGCCCGCCCACGCGCCCTGCCGGCGCCAGCCCCGCACGGCGACGAGGGCGAAGACCGGGACGAGCAGGAGCGGGTAGGTGCGCGTGGTGACCGCCAGTCCGAGCAGCAGCGCCCCCGTCCAGGGCCGCCGGCGCTCGCACGCGAGCAGCGCGCCGAGCACGAGCGCGACGGGGAAGGCCTCGTAGCGGGCGAACAGGTAGGTCGCGTAGAGCCCGATCGGGGAGAGCATCCAGAATGCCCACGCACGCCGGATCGCCTGCGGCCTCCCGGCGGCGACGAGAGAGAGCAGGAGCAGGCCGGCGGCGAGGTCGAACGCGAGGTAGGGCAGCTTGAGCACGAAAAGCGTCGAGAAGACGTCCGAGGACGTGGCGAACTCCCGTGTCACCTGCGTCTGCAGCCCACCGGAGTCACCCCACCACCAGGGGTCGGTCCAGACCGCGGCGGGCGGCGGCAGGAGCGGCCCGAGCAGCCGCAGGGCGAGCGCGTGGACATAGTGCGCGCCCATGTTGACGAGGTAGGACCCGAACAGCTGCCCCTCGTAGGCGATGAGGTGGGCACGCCAGTAGACGGCGAGCAGGTCGCTGTGGAACGCGAACGGCATCACCGCGAAACGCACGGCCAGGCCGACCCCGAGCCAGCCGAGCAGCGGGCGGCGCAGCACCGGGTCACGCAGGGGGGCTGGCAGCAGCCGCGAGATCGCCGGGACCCTACCGCTGCGCTGCTTGAGGGTCATTCGGGGACCCTACCGCTGCGCTGCTCGAGGGTCATACGCGTCAGTGTAGGAGTCGGTTAGCCTGACGGGATGCAGCCCTACCTGTCGGCCGTCGTGCCGGTCTACGACGAGGTCGAGGCGCTGCCGCAGCTCCACGCCGAGCTCGTCACCGCTCTCGAGATGCTCGACCGTCCGAGCGAGATCGTCTACGTCGACGACGGTTCCACGGACGGGTCGACCGAGCTGCTCCACAAGCTCCAGCTCGAGCGGCCCGAGCTCGTGCGGGTCGTCGTCCTCCGGCGCAACTTCGGGAAGTCAGGAGCCCTCGCGGCGGGGTTCGACGCCGCCCGAGGCGAGCTCTACGTCACCCTCGACGCCGACGGCCAGGACGTGCCCGACGAGATCCGCGCGCTGCTCGCCCGTGTCGAGAGGGACGGCTACGACCTCGTCGGAGGGTGGCGGCGCGAGCGCGACGACCGCGTCGTGAAACGGCTCACGTCCCGGTGGTACAACGCCGCGACCCGGGCGCTGACCGGGCTCGACCTGCACGACTTCAACACCGGGTTCAAGCTCCTGCGGGCGGAGGTGGCCGAGGAGCTGCCGCTGTACGGCGAGTTCCACCGCTTCGTGCCGGTGCTCGCCCACGACCTCGGGTTCCGGGTGACCGAGGTCGCGGTGCGCCACCGCGCCCGCACCGCCGGCAGGAGCAAGTTCCTGTCCGTCCTGCGGTTCCCGAAGACGCTGCTCGACCTCATGACGGTGCTGTTCCTCACCCGCTTCGCCGACCGACCGCTCTACCTGTTCGGGGGTGTCGGGGCGGCGCTGTCGCTCATCGGTTTCACCGTGCTCGCCTACCTGTCGGGCATCTGGCTCTTCACCGACCAGGGCATCGGCAACCGGCCACTGCTGCTGTTCGGTGTGCTGTGCGTGCTCGTCGGGGTGCAGCTCATCGGCACGGGCTTCATCGGCGACGTGCTGCGGCACACCGGCGCCCGGGACCGCCGGCCCTACCGGGTCCGCGAGATCCTCGAAGACTGACCGGGCCGCCGAGCGGATGCGGATCCTCGCCCTCACCCATGTGTTCCCCCGGAGCGCTGACGACCCGAGCGCGCCGTTCCTGCTCACGTGGGCGCGCGCCCTGCTGGCAGCCGGCGTCGACGTCGGCGTGGTCGCCCCCCACGACGCCGGTCTGCCCGCACGCCAGACCGTCGCGGGGGTGCCGGTCCGCCTGGCCCGGTACGCGCCCGACCGGGCGGAGCGGCTCGCCTACCGCGGCGAGATGCACCAGATCGCCCGGACGCCGGCCGGTCCGCCGCTCGTCGCGTCCCTCGTCGCGTCCCTGGCCGGGCGGCTGCGGGCGCAGGCCCGCCTCGGCCGCCCCGACGTCGTCGCGGTGCACTGGTGGATGCCCGGGGCGATCGCGGCCCGCCTCGCCCGCGTCGACGCGCCGGTGGTGCTGACCGCGCACGGCACCGACGTGGCACTGCTCGAGTCCGAGCCACGCCTCGCGCCGCTCGCCCGGTGGGCGCTCGCGGGGGTCGATCGCGTCGAGGCGGTGTCCTCCGACCTCGCCGAGCGGCTCGCCCGCGCCACCGGGCGGGTCGCCGACGCCGTGAACCCGATGCCGCTCGACGCGGGGTGGCTCGCCGAACCCGCGCCGCCGCGCGCACGGGCCGCCGACCGGCCGTTGGAGGTCCTCGCGGCGGGGCGCATGGTTCCCGAGAAGGGATTCGCCGACCTGCTCGAGGCCGCGCGCCGGGTCCCCGTCCCCGTGCGGGTCACGCTCGTGGGCGACGGCCCCGAGCGAGGGCGGCTCGAGCAGCTGGCCGAGGCGCTCGGTGTCCACGCCCGGCTGCCTGGGCGCCTGGCTCCCGACGCGCTGCACGCCGCCTACGCCGCAGCCGACGTGGTCGTCCAGCCCTCGCACCGCGAGGGGTTCGGGCTCGTGGCCGCCGAGGCCCTCGCCCGGGGCGTCCCCGTCGTTGCCACCGACTCGGGCGGGGCCCGCGACGTCCTCGACGCCGGCGAGCTCGTGCCGGTCGGCGACGTGGCCGCCCTCGCCGACCGCCTCGCGGCCGTCGCCGCGGACCCCCTGGCCGCGCGCGAGCGCGCCGCCCGCCACGGCCCCCGCGTGCGCGCGCTCCTGGCCCCGGCCGCCGCCGCCGAACGCACCCTCGCCGGCTTCCACGCCGTCACCTGACCCGCCCGGCCGCCTACCCTCCGCGGGTCGCCTCCTCGTACGCCTCATCTCCCTCGGGCCGGGCGTCCCCTGCCCGGTCGGGGTGGGTGAGGCCGGGCTTCGTGGAGTCGGGGGGTTCATCACCGGCGGGTGAGCCCGCCGCGGCGGCCCCGTCGAGGATCTCGCCCCGCACCCACGTGACACCCGCGTGGGTGAAGCCGAGGAGCTCGGAGGCGTGGCGCGACACGTCAAGGACGCGGCCGCCGATGTAAGGGCCGCGGTCGTTGACCCGCACGGTCGTCGTCGCACCGTTGTGGACGTTCGTGACGCGGACGCGGGTGTTGCACGGCAGGGTGCGGTGCGCCGCGGTGAGCGCCCCGGGGTCGAACCGCTCCCCGCACGCGGTGGTGCGCCCTGCGAACCGCGCCCCGTACCAGCTCGCCTCGCCCTCGAACGCGCCGACGACCCGCTCCACCGGAGCAGGAGGAGGCGGCGGTGGGGGCGGCTCGGGCGGAGGTGGCCGCGGATCGCCGCGCAGCGCCGCCTCCACCTCCTGGCGCACGAGGTCGCTCACCGCACCCTCGCCGCCGATGAGCACCGCGCCGGCGAGGCGGTGCCGGCGTCCCCGCAGCCACCGGTCGGTGCCGTCGTTCAGCCGGTCCGGGGGCACGAGCAGGACGGGTCCGTGCAACGCAGCGGCGAGCGGGCCGGCGCTCAGCGCGTCGGCGAAGCCTGAGCCCGAGGCGAGCACGAGCCGGAGGGGTTCGTCGCCCATGGCGCCCATGGCGCGCTCGGCGACGTGCACCGACGTGAGGTAACGGCTGGCGCCGGCCACACGCTCGACCGCGTAGCCGAGGCCGCGGAGGCGTTCGTCCACAGCCGGGGAGATCGCGTTCGTGCCACCGACCAGCACCACGGAGAGGGCCTCGAGGTCGCCGAGGGCCACCTCCGTCTCCGGCGGCAGGCGGTCGTGACGGGTGAGCAGCGTGGGCACCCGCTGCGGGGCCGCGGCGAGACTCGCGCCCGCCAGCGCGTCGGGCCAGGCCCGTCCCGAAACCGGATGGCTACCGAGCGCCAGCACGACCTCGCCGGTTGACGAGGGCCCCGCCTCACGCGCGAGCAGCCGCGCCGTGTCGTAGCGGTTGTCGCCGGCGACCCGCTCGACCACGAGGCCCTGCCCCTCGAGCTCGTCGCCCACCGTGGCCGCGATCGCGGCGGGCCCGCCGACGACCCAGACGCGCTCGGTGCCGAGGCGCCGCAGCTCGTCGGCCACCTCGCCCGGCAGCCGACCGGGGTGCGTGAGCAGCAGCGGAGCGTCCGCGCGAGCCGCGAGCGCACCCGCGGCGAGCGCGTCGGGGAAGTCCTGCGCCGTGGCGAGCACCGCTTCGGACGCCGACCCGAACGAGGTCCGCGAGACGGCGACCGCCGTCGCGATCCGGTCGGGCCCGGCGGCGCGATCCACCGCCGGGCTGTCGGCAGCGACCGTGCCGACCGAAGCCCCGGCTATGGCCACGGTGACAAAGAACATCAGGGCAACCCAACGCATCATTTCCTCTCGGATGGGATGGGGAGCGCCTAACCCGTCGCCGGCGCGCCGAAACCTCCGACCGCGTGGCGGCGGGCCGTTCCGAGCGTCGTGTCAGGGGTGGCGCGCGGCGGCCGCGACGGCCTGCCCGTCGCCGAGGACCGCCTCGGGCCCGACCACGGCAGCCACGCCGACCCGGGCGTTCTCGCCGAGGATCGCGCGGCACACCTGCGCCTCCTCCCCCACCTCGACGCCCGCGTGGAGCACGGCGTCGGCGACCCGCGCGCCGGCCCCCACGACGCAGCGGGGGCCGACCACGACGGCGACACCGACGTCGGCGGACCGGTCGACCCTCGCGCTCTCGTGCACCATCGCGAGTCGTCCCACGCTCCGGAAGCCGGCCGCCGCAGGCCACGCACAGCGCCCGTCGAGCACGGCGCGGTGCCCGGCAAGGTAGCGGTCGGGCGTGCCGATGTCCTGCCAGTGCCCATCCGACACGACGCCGCGGAGCACCGCTCCGGCGTCGAGCAGGCCCGGGAAGACCGCACGCTCGAACGACAGCGGGCCGTCGCCGGGGAAGGGGTCGAACGCCTCGGGTGCGAGCACGTAGGTGCCCGCGTTGACCGTGTCGGCGGCCACGGTGCCTGGCGGCGGCTTCTCCACGAACCGGCGCACCCGCCCGTCGTCGTCGCACACGACCACACCGAAGCTCGCCGTGTCCGCCACCCTCGTCAGCGCGATCGTGGCCGCCGCGCCGGCCTCGTCGTGCGCGGCGAGCAGGGCGCCGAAGTCGAGGTCGGTGAGGATGTCGCCGTTGCAGACGAGCACCGGGCCGTGCGCGCGTCCCCGGAGCAGACGTCGGGCCGCGCCGGCGGTGTCGAGCGGCGCCTCCTCGGTGACGACGTCGACGGCCACGCCGGCGTCGCCGAGGCCGCGCCAGGGGGCGGCGGCGTCGCCGACGAGGAAGGTCGCGCGGTCGCAGCCCGCCGCGGCGAGGCGGCGCAGCAGACCGACGGCGAACGGCTCGCCCATGAACGGCAGCAGCGGCTTGGGGCGGGTGT is a window from the Egibacteraceae bacterium genome containing:
- a CDS encoding glycosyltransferase; the protein is MRILALTHVFPRSADDPSAPFLLTWARALLAAGVDVGVVAPHDAGLPARQTVAGVPVRLARYAPDRAERLAYRGEMHQIARTPAGPPLVASLVASLAGRLRAQARLGRPDVVAVHWWMPGAIAARLARVDAPVVLTAHGTDVALLESEPRLAPLARWALAGVDRVEAVSSDLAERLARATGRVADAVNPMPLDAGWLAEPAPPRARAADRPLEVLAAGRMVPEKGFADLLEAARRVPVPVRVTLVGDGPERGRLEQLAEALGVHARLPGRLAPDALHAAYAAADVVVQPSHREGFGLVAAEALARGVPVVATDSGGARDVLDAGELVPVGDVAALADRLAAVAADPLAARERAARHGPRVRALLAPAAAAERTLAGFHAVT
- a CDS encoding glycosyltransferase family 2 protein: MQPYLSAVVPVYDEVEALPQLHAELVTALEMLDRPSEIVYVDDGSTDGSTELLHKLQLERPELVRVVVLRRNFGKSGALAAGFDAARGELYVTLDADGQDVPDEIRALLARVERDGYDLVGGWRRERDDRVVKRLTSRWYNAATRALTGLDLHDFNTGFKLLRAEVAEELPLYGEFHRFVPVLAHDLGFRVTEVAVRHRARTAGRSKFLSVLRFPKTLLDLMTVLFLTRFADRPLYLFGGVGAALSLIGFTVLAYLSGIWLFTDQGIGNRPLLLFGVLCVLVGVQLIGTGFIGDVLRHTGARDRRPYRVREILED
- a CDS encoding septal ring lytic transglycosylase RlpA family protein, producing MFFVTVAIAGASVGTVAADSPAVDRAAGPDRIATAVAVSRTSFGSASEAVLATAQDFPDALAAGALAARADAPLLLTHPGRLPGEVADELRRLGTERVWVVGGPAAIAATVGDELEGQGLVVERVAGDNRYDTARLLAREAGPSSTGEVVLALGSHPVSGRAWPDALAGASLAAAPQRVPTLLTRHDRLPPETEVALGDLEALSVVLVGGTNAISPAVDERLRGLGYAVERVAGASRYLTSVHVAERAMGAMGDEPLRLVLASGSGFADALSAGPLAAALHGPVLLVPPDRLNDGTDRWLRGRRHRLAGAVLIGGEGAVSDLVRQEVEAALRGDPRPPPPEPPPPPPPPAPVERVVGAFEGEASWYGARFAGRTTACGERFDPGALTAAHRTLPCNTRVRVTNVHNGATTTVRVNDRGPYIGGRVLDVSRHASELLGFTHAGVTWVRGEILDGAAAAGSPAGDEPPDSTKPGLTHPDRAGDARPEGDEAYEEATRGG
- a CDS encoding NDP-sugar synthase, which codes for MHAVILAGGKGTRLRPLTDTRPKPLLPFMGEPFAVGLLRRLAAAGCDRATFLVGDAAAPWRGLGDAGVAVDVVTEEAPLDTAGAARRLLRGRAHGPVLVCNGDILTDLDFGALLAAHDEAGAAATIALTRVADTASFGVVVCDDDGRVRRFVEKPPPGTVAADTVNAGTYVLAPEAFDPFPGDGPLSFERAVFPGLLDAGAVLRGVVSDGHWQDIGTPDRYLAGHRAVLDGRCAWPAAAGFRSVGRLAMVHESARVDRSADVGVAVVVGPRCVVGAGARVADAVLHAGVEVGEEAQVCRAILGENARVGVAAVVGPEAVLGDGQAVAAAARHP
- a CDS encoding glycosyltransferase family 87 protein translates to MTLKQRSGRVPAISRLLPAPLRDPVLRRPLLGWLGVGLAVRFAVMPFAFHSDLLAVYWRAHLIAYEGQLFGSYLVNMGAHYVHALALRLLGPLLPPPAAVWTDPWWWGDSGGLQTQVTREFATSSDVFSTLFVLKLPYLAFDLAAGLLLLSLVAAGRPQAIRRAWAFWMLSPIGLYATYLFARYEAFPVALVLGALLACERRRPWTGALLLGLAVTTRTYPLLLVPVFALVAVRGWRRQGAWAGLALLPFALTMVTNRILGGTAGELARLRDIAPGDAFLALTLPVQGAGDIYLMLAAVLAVYGYLLGRSAGWWGAGAVRVGELWVWLLVVHAAFFALATFSAHYFMWFTPFVALALARRPRWRGVLALHLLQVVTILAISDLVNGPRTVLGLFQPLSPVAATELPSLRELLLNSRALTEQLIGVLRTGFLVLTGLLAAPALAELAGRAPQVAHPEPHRPADQHEPQSRKQRVAR